ATATCCCATATCACAAAGAATAAAGTCTTGCCTTGTATACAACCTGCTTTATTTTATATCCCTCAGGAGTCATGTAATCTGTTCTCACCAGCCCACCTACCTCCTAATAACCCCTGGTGTTTTCAGTCCTTTGTTCTCTCATTGGTTTGATGTAGCAAGAGTTGGGGTACTGAGAGCAATATAAGGAAGGAGGTAAGCTGCATCAATCACTAGTTGCAGGGGATGGAGTGAAAAGTCAACACCATCAACATCAACAGGTGAGATGCACTTGTCACTTTATTATATATCTTGAATGTACTGTGTTGCAATAGAATAGACCTTTTCTAAAGTGCAGGAACTCTTTGGTTTGTAGTTTTCTACCCTCCAGTCCCTTTTTTCACAGATCATTGTGCCAAGCCCTCATTATGCCATCCCTTCGCCTTATCTTCCTCACCACTCTCCTTGTGGTCCTGATGGCCGTGCTGACCTCCAGTGCCAGAACCACACGCTGGCCCAAACCTCAGAGCACCAAGAAGCCCCCTCGAGCCGGGGGCAGTGGTGGAGGATATGGACGGACCACCACCACGACCATGTCCCCTTCCAGCAGCCTGCACACAGATGAGACAACTGAGGTCATGATGGACGCTTACTCCTTGTCCCCAACGGACAGTACCACCTACCCCAGCGACACTTATCCCACTGAGTTCCACACCGATGCCATAGCACCCCCTGGGAACACCCATGGAAACTATACCCTTGACTACAACGAATGCTTCTTCAACTTCTGTGAGTGCTGTCCACCAGAAAGAGGCCCTGTTGGGCCcatgggagagagagggttgCCGGGACCACCAGGAGAGAGGGGCCCTCCAGGTaagaggttttgttttcatgaaCATCAGATGTTTAGATGTCAAAATTTGCCTATTCTTGAGTGAATGGTTAGGGCGCttaccacatgggccttagtgctCTGAGCACTGAGTCCCCAGTTTCACTCCTGATCTGTCTGGatctttgctgcatgtcacctccctactctctctccccatttcctgtccCTCCTCTTACTGTCCTATGAAATAAAGgcaaaagccaaaaaaataaCTTAACTTAAATTATTTCTAAATTTGTATTAGATAAAAAAATTGCCCATCCTTCTagttctctttgtttttcagggttgccaggagagaggggagaaacaGGGCCAAGAGGACCTCCAGGACCAGCAGGACTACCTGGAGCCAATGGACTCAATGGCGACATAGGTACATCGGAGCTTAAGCGCAAGAGAGTTCATGAATgtccttctgtttctctctctctattgctCTCTCCTTTATTGCAAAACACCTTTTTGTTCAAGTACTTGGTGGATGTCATTTTCTACGCTTTATTTATCAAAACTACCACAGGTGATAAAGGCGATCCAGGACCTGTGGGTCTTCCTGGTATCCCTGGGATCCCAGGAAAACCAGGAGAAAAAGGTGTGTAGTTTTCTATGAGAACTTAAATACAAATTGTATACAAATTACCAAACCTGTTTTAATCATACTGAATTGGATTAGATTAACATATGTATGAATGCATCCTTTGTAAATGCATATCACTATTTGAAAAGCATTCTAATCATTCTGATCAAAACATGCCTTCTTATGTGAATATAACCTCTCTGAATTCTATAGGTGATCCTGGCcccagaggagagaaaggtgaACGTGGCTTCACTGGTCTGAAAGGAGACCcgggagaaagaggagagccTGGCCTGAATGGGACTAAGGGCAGCATTGGGAGAGAGGGGCCTATGGGGCCCCCAGGGATACCTGGGACAAAGGGTCAGAAAGGTGAACAAGGACTAACAGGCGAGTGTTTACCAggtgagaaaggagagaaaggtgACTTGGGCGAGCGTGGGCCCCCTGGTCTGAGAGGTGAGACGGGCCCCCCAGGAGTCAATGGAACCGACGGTGcgaagggggagagaggggagccAGGGTCTCCAGGTGGGAAGGGGGACACTGGGGCGAGAGGGCCCCCAGGACCTCCTGGAGGGAGGGGTATGATGGGGCTGAGGGGCGAAAGGGGGCCCAAAGGTAGTCGTGGGGCTAGGGGCCCTAAAGGCTCACCAGGTGAGAGTGTGGAGCAAGTTCGCTCTGCCTTCAGTGTGGGGCTGTTCCCCAGCAGGTCCTTCCCTCCACCCGGGGCGCCTGTGAAGTTTGATAAGGTGCTTTACAATGGGGAGGGGCACTGGGACCCAACACTTAACAAGTTCAACGTCACCTACTCAGGGGTGTACTTATTCAGTTACCACATCACTGTGCGCAACCGGCCTGTACGTGCTGCCCTGGTGGTTAATGGGATACGGAGGCTGCGGACTCGGGATTCTCTGTACGGCCAAGACATCGATCAGGCCTCCAATCTTGCGCTGCTGCAGCTGACTGAAGGCGACCAGGTGTGGCTGGAGACACTGAGAGATTGGAACGGAATTTACTCCAGCACTGAGGACGACAGCACTTTCTCCGGCTTCTTGCTTTACCCAGACTCAAAGGCCAAACCTGATCCTGTTGAaaacctgtgacctttgaccacgAATGAGCTCTGATTTTTAACTTCTTGTAGACTCTGCACAACCTTCAACCTATTGCACTGCTCTgtcaaatgtaatgtaattcagCTGAACACCGCTGCTTCAGTATCCGCTTGCTGCTGTCGTGCTAATCAAACCAAATGCTTTGCTTTGTCCTGCTGTATGTGGA
The DNA window shown above is from Lates calcarifer isolate ASB-BC8 linkage group LG4, TLL_Latcal_v3, whole genome shotgun sequence and carries:
- the otol1a gene encoding otolin-1-A, translating into MPSLRLIFLTTLLVVLMAVLTSSARTTRWPKPQSTKKPPRAGGSGGGYGRTTTTTMSPSSSLHTDETTEVMMDAYSLSPTDSTTYPSDTYPTEFHTDAIAPPGNTHGNYTLDYNECFFNFCECCPPERGPVGPMGERGLPGPPGERGPPGLPGERGETGPRGPPGPAGLPGANGLNGDIGDKGDPGPVGLPGIPGIPGKPGEKGDPGPRGEKGERGFTGLKGDPGERGEPGLNGTKGSIGREGPMGPPGIPGTKGQKGEQGLTGECLPGEKGEKGDLGERGPPGLRGETGPPGVNGTDGAKGERGEPGSPGGKGDTGARGPPGPPGGRGMMGLRGERGPKGSRGARGPKGSPGESVEQVRSAFSVGLFPSRSFPPPGAPVKFDKVLYNGEGHWDPTLNKFNVTYSGVYLFSYHITVRNRPVRAALVVNGIRRLRTRDSLYGQDIDQASNLALLQLTEGDQVWLETLRDWNGIYSSTEDDSTFSGFLLYPDSKAKPDPVENL